The proteins below come from a single Eubacterium limosum genomic window:
- a CDS encoding ribose-phosphate diphosphokinase, whose translation MDGKFGGIKIIAGNSNRKLAEDIADYLEVQLCNADILHFSDGEIGLNVFESVRGADVYVIQSTGNPCNDNLMELLIIIDAMRRASAGRINAVIPYYGYARQDRKAKSRDPITAKLVANLITTAGADRVITMDLHSNQIQGFFDIPLDHLSGGGLIAEYFKNLRLDDMVVVSPDAGSVKRSRKLARTLECPFAIIDKQRPRPNVTEVMNVIGNVEGKNCILIDDMIDTAGTITTGADALMKLGAKSVRAACTHGVFSGPAIDRIQNSAIEELITLDTLVVPEEKRIDKIKILSTGTLFGRAIDYVHFGRSLSKLFSERYV comes from the coding sequence ATGGATGGAAAATTTGGCGGAATTAAGATCATTGCAGGTAATTCCAACAGAAAATTAGCTGAGGATATCGCAGACTATTTAGAAGTACAGCTGTGTAATGCCGATATTCTTCATTTCAGTGATGGAGAAATTGGTCTTAATGTATTTGAATCTGTTCGTGGAGCAGATGTTTACGTTATCCAGTCAACAGGGAATCCTTGTAATGACAACTTGATGGAGCTGTTGATTATCATTGATGCGATGCGCAGAGCTTCAGCAGGCCGCATCAACGCAGTTATTCCTTATTATGGTTATGCAAGACAGGATCGTAAGGCAAAATCCAGAGATCCGATTACAGCTAAGCTGGTCGCAAATTTGATTACAACGGCCGGTGCAGACCGCGTTATTACCATGGATCTTCATTCTAATCAAATTCAGGGATTCTTTGACATTCCTTTAGATCATTTATCAGGCGGCGGATTAATCGCAGAGTATTTTAAAAATCTTCGTCTGGATGACATGGTAGTTGTATCGCCTGATGCAGGCAGTGTTAAGCGTTCCAGAAAATTAGCAAGAACGCTGGAATGTCCTTTTGCAATTATTGATAAGCAGCGTCCAAGACCAAATGTCACTGAAGTCATGAACGTCATTGGTAATGTTGAAGGGAAGAATTGCATCTTGATTGACGATATGATCGACACGGCTGGAACCATTACCACAGGTGCTGATGCTTTGATGAAGCTGGGTGCAAAATCAGTACGGGCGGCCTGTACCCACGGTGTTTTCTCTGGTCCAGCCATCGACAGAATCCAGAATTCAGCCATTGAAGAGCTGATTACTTTGGACACTCTTGTGGTTCCAGAAGAAAAACGGATTGATAAAATTAAAATTCTTTCTACCGGAACTTTATTTGGCCGTGCCATTGATTACGTTCATTTTGGCCGTTCTCTCAGTAAATTATTTTCGGAAAGATATGTATAG
- a CDS encoding putative polysaccharide biosynthesis protein, with the protein MSKKASSYLKGATILAVAGILSRLLGLFYKVPVYNLVGSYGNGIYSNVTNVYNLLLMVSTVGLPVAISKMISENIAVKDYLAAHNVFKVSFWTLLIMGGLSTVFLFLGADWLITVANWPGESFPAIMAIAMAPLIIAVCSSFRGFFQGFQIMNPTAISQIIEQIVRVGLGVFLCWYFVSSGMGVGMGVGGAVFGATAGGLFAMLFLWFLYWAFTAANKKTLKQTSRQVPLTSKQIFKRLVIIAIPVTLTSAIVSLFSMIDSMIYIPRLALAGVDAHTATTMIGDFANADTLINIPLVISGTLAVAMIPAISESFALRDKRAMGHKIDVAIRLVIMVALPCCIGLSVLSQGIFDILFQGSPYGPEILKYYAYATIFMMLSNTFQSILQAIDRFRVPLINLAIAIVIRFVTGWICLAVPAFNIYGIVISSMITFVYLTISNYICAKRFTGFQMDAKQTLFKPLISAIVMGLATWGVYAVVSMFAGNFIAVATAVVVAVAVYFFLMILIGGITEEELAILPAQKFIEPVYRKIRGILYR; encoded by the coding sequence GTGAGTAAAAAAGCGAGCAGTTATCTAAAAGGAGCGACAATTCTGGCAGTGGCCGGGATTCTTTCACGCCTTCTTGGATTGTTCTACAAGGTGCCGGTATACAACCTTGTCGGAAGCTATGGTAATGGCATATACAGCAATGTCACAAATGTTTATAATTTGTTGCTGATGGTTTCAACGGTGGGACTGCCAGTGGCAATTTCCAAGATGATCTCTGAAAATATCGCAGTCAAGGATTATCTGGCGGCTCATAATGTGTTTAAAGTATCGTTTTGGACACTGCTGATTATGGGCGGACTATCCACTGTGTTTCTTTTTCTGGGTGCAGACTGGCTGATTACCGTTGCAAACTGGCCGGGAGAAAGCTTTCCAGCCATTATGGCCATTGCGATGGCGCCGCTTATTATAGCGGTATGCTCGTCCTTTAGAGGCTTTTTTCAGGGCTTTCAGATTATGAATCCCACGGCAATTTCGCAGATCATTGAGCAGATCGTTCGTGTGGGATTGGGTGTTTTTTTGTGCTGGTATTTTGTATCCAGTGGGATGGGCGTCGGAATGGGCGTCGGCGGGGCTGTTTTTGGAGCGACCGCAGGCGGTCTGTTTGCGATGTTATTTCTCTGGTTTTTATACTGGGCTTTTACTGCAGCCAATAAAAAGACTTTAAAACAAACAAGCCGTCAGGTACCTTTGACAAGCAAACAGATATTCAAGCGTCTTGTTATCATTGCAATCCCGGTTACTCTGACTTCTGCCATCGTTTCACTATTTTCGATGATTGACTCGATGATCTATATTCCGAGGTTGGCGCTGGCAGGGGTTGACGCTCATACAGCAACAACCATGATCGGTGATTTTGCCAATGCCGATACGCTAATCAATATTCCACTCGTTATCAGCGGGACCCTCGCAGTTGCTATGATACCGGCGATTTCAGAGTCTTTTGCGCTTCGGGATAAAAGGGCAATGGGGCATAAAATTGATGTGGCTATCCGGTTAGTGATCATGGTGGCTTTGCCATGTTGTATTGGTCTTTCAGTACTTTCACAGGGAATTTTTGACATTCTTTTTCAAGGTTCGCCCTATGGACCGGAAATTTTAAAATATTATGCTTACGCGACCATTTTTATGATGCTCTCTAATACCTTTCAGAGTATCCTTCAGGCCATTGACCGTTTTAGAGTGCCATTGATTAATCTTGCCATAGCCATTGTTATCCGCTTTGTAACAGGGTGGATATGTCTGGCAGTGCCGGCTTTTAACATTTATGGGATTGTTATCAGCAGCATGATTACATTTGTTTATTTAACCATATCCAATTATATTTGCGCCAAACGCTTTACAGGATTTCAGATGGATGCAAAGCAAACACTTTTCAAGCCTCTGATTTCGGCGATTGTGATGGGGCTTGCCACCTGGGGTGTTTATGCAGTGGTCAGTATGTTCGCCGGGAATTTTATCGCAGTGGCGACAGCGGTGGTGGTCGCTGTTGCTGTGTATTTTTTCCTGATGATTTTGATTGGTGGAATTACGGAAGAAGAGCTGGCTATTCTGCCAGCACAGAAATTTATTGAACCGGTTTACAGGAAAATAAGAGGAATTTTATATCGCTAG
- the pth gene encoding aminoacyl-tRNA hydrolase, with protein MYLIIGLGNPGREYALTRHNIGFEAVDYIAGQKNIQITKDEHEGLTGVYFENGEKVMLVKPMTYMNNSGLCVQELVSYYDIPLENTLVIYDDIDLDPGKIRIRKKGSAGTHNGMRSIIYQLQDQNFPRIRIGIGKKPPQWDLANYVLSKFTPDETEVMREAVKKVAEAVDFYINEDVDFAMNRLNRREKAEKAEKKDSEVQNQ; from the coding sequence ATGTATTTGATTATAGGGCTCGGCAATCCAGGCAGAGAGTATGCTTTAACGCGCCATAATATTGGATTCGAGGCGGTTGATTATATTGCAGGCCAGAAAAATATTCAGATCACAAAGGATGAGCACGAAGGATTAACAGGCGTTTATTTTGAGAATGGCGAAAAAGTAATGTTGGTTAAACCAATGACCTACATGAACAATAGTGGTCTCTGTGTGCAGGAACTGGTATCCTACTATGATATACCGCTGGAAAATACACTGGTCATTTATGATGATATTGACCTTGATCCGGGCAAAATAAGAATACGGAAAAAGGGAAGTGCGGGAACGCATAATGGTATGCGTTCGATTATCTATCAGCTTCAAGATCAAAATTTTCCAAGAATTCGGATAGGAATTGGGAAAAAGCCGCCTCAGTGGGATTTGGCAAACTATGTTCTCAGTAAGTTTACACCGGATGAAACGGAAGTAATGCGTGAAGCAGTGAAAAAAGTGGCAGAAGCGGTTGACTTCTATATAAATGAGGATGTCGATTTTGCTATGAACCGTTTAAACCGGAGAGAAAAAGCTGAGAAAGCGGAAAAAAAAGATTCTGAGGTTCAGAATCAGTAA
- the mfd gene encoding transcription-repair coupling factor, with product MDRLFNDLKGTPKIEKIFEAIEESIGVNLSNVKTGLKGFLTLLTYEHFDTNILFITHSDRDAQKKAEILRKFRDTDVLYYPLEPVHDYFSDAHSQDIAHQRMTVIEKLFSEKKYIIVASIDSILKKMVPRVAMEALFFSINNGDTFDLEALVVRLVNLGYERVYQVESKGQFAVRGGILDIYNVTSEEAVRIEFFDDEVDSMRLFDVDSQLSYDQIENVRIAPAKEIVLSEEERQRIFKMIHKKYDGNELYMELVEKLEQEGAQYDETLFTFVKENDSFMDYVGKNIVIWDEYTRIKETYDIFIKKTWLDYESLITQGYILPEEKNKFFTFHHIEKSLEGCPAIKEYLFNSRAKKGMNLDMNSRDLESFAGQFPLFLDFLNRRLTLGYRIHICCRTEKTRETVKQYLVDQEVFNFVENEGPGIQLSVGEISEGFEMEDEKVVYINESEIFKEKRTSQRKKKHKGRKIDSFAELHVGDYVVHDVHGIGIYRGIEQLTIDNVTKDLMVIEYAGDAKLYIPVEQMDSVQVYIGTGGDKKPKVNQMGNPDWQKAKNKAQKAVEDMADELIALYAKRRSMKGYAFSPDTSWQKEFEDDFPYVETEDQLRCVEEIKADMESEIPMDRLLCGDVGYGKTEVALRAAFKAVMEGKQVAMLVPTTILAQQHYNTVLERFRKYPISVEVISRFRTSGQQKKILGDLALGKLDMIIGTHRLLSQDVHFKDLGLLIIDEEQRFGVRSKEKIKQLKQNVDVLTLSATPIPRTLHMSMTGVRDMSVIEEPPEGRRPVQTYVMAYNPLIIQDAINRELGRGGQVYYVHNRVHDIHEVAIDVQSLVPDARIVVAHGRMSGSELEDIMVDFLNHDFDILVTTTIVESGLDVKNANTMIIDEGDHFGLSQLYQLRGRVGRSDVQAYTYVTHKKEILTEIAQKRLKAIKDFTAFGSGFKVAMRDLEIRGAGNILGAEQSGHLFKIGYELYCRILEEAISKRMDGVEVETEEPIRINLDIDGYIPERYISSEELKYDIYKKLTFIKTIEDYDDFEEELLDRFGDIPNGVYNLMSIAMIKNMASTIGVKEIKQKGQFIYLTFSEKKEVLVPDAEKMPELIRKYKVKFKAGKANEACWSFNLSSVRDKDILKEIISFFEDLK from the coding sequence ATGGATCGACTGTTTAATGACTTAAAAGGAACGCCTAAAATTGAAAAAATATTTGAAGCCATTGAAGAATCCATAGGGGTTAATCTCTCAAATGTCAAGACGGGTCTAAAAGGTTTTTTAACGCTTTTGACCTACGAACATTTTGATACGAATATTTTGTTTATCACCCATTCTGATAGAGATGCTCAAAAAAAGGCTGAAATTCTGAGAAAGTTCAGAGATACGGATGTGTTGTATTATCCCCTGGAGCCGGTTCATGATTATTTTTCGGATGCCCACAGCCAGGATATTGCCCATCAGCGTATGACCGTGATTGAAAAGCTATTTTCGGAGAAAAAGTATATCATTGTAGCATCAATCGACAGCATTTTGAAGAAGATGGTTCCCAGGGTAGCGATGGAGGCGTTGTTTTTCTCAATTAATAACGGTGATACCTTTGATCTGGAAGCATTGGTCGTAAGGCTTGTGAATTTGGGGTATGAGAGAGTTTATCAGGTAGAGTCGAAGGGACAGTTTGCAGTGCGTGGCGGAATTTTAGATATCTATAACGTAACCTCCGAAGAGGCTGTCCGTATTGAGTTTTTTGATGATGAAGTGGACTCAATGCGTCTTTTTGATGTTGACAGCCAACTCTCATATGATCAGATAGAAAATGTTCGGATAGCCCCTGCAAAAGAAATCGTTTTGTCTGAGGAAGAACGGCAGAGAATTTTTAAGATGATCCATAAAAAATATGATGGAAACGAGCTTTATATGGAGCTTGTTGAAAAGCTGGAGCAGGAAGGCGCCCAATATGACGAAACCTTGTTTACCTTTGTTAAGGAAAACGACTCCTTTATGGATTATGTGGGGAAAAACATTGTTATCTGGGATGAATATACGCGGATCAAGGAAACCTATGATATTTTTATCAAAAAAACATGGCTGGATTATGAGTCGCTTATAACACAAGGATACATTCTGCCTGAGGAAAAAAACAAGTTTTTTACATTCCACCATATTGAAAAAAGCCTGGAAGGCTGTCCGGCCATTAAAGAATATCTTTTTAACAGCAGAGCAAAAAAAGGAATGAATCTGGATATGAATTCCCGCGATCTTGAAAGCTTTGCAGGCCAGTTTCCGTTATTTTTAGACTTTTTAAACCGCCGGCTTACCTTAGGATACCGGATTCATATCTGCTGTAGAACCGAGAAGACCCGTGAAACGGTCAAGCAATATCTGGTCGACCAGGAGGTCTTTAATTTTGTTGAGAATGAAGGGCCAGGTATACAGCTTTCTGTCGGCGAAATTTCCGAAGGCTTTGAAATGGAAGATGAAAAAGTTGTCTACATTAATGAGTCTGAGATATTCAAAGAAAAACGCACCTCGCAGAGAAAGAAAAAACACAAGGGAAGAAAGATTGATTCTTTTGCCGAGTTACATGTAGGAGATTATGTTGTTCACGATGTGCATGGTATTGGGATATACCGGGGAATTGAACAGCTGACGATCGACAATGTAACCAAAGACCTGATGGTGATCGAGTATGCCGGAGATGCCAAGCTTTATATTCCAGTAGAGCAGATGGATTCCGTTCAGGTTTATATTGGTACGGGCGGCGATAAAAAGCCAAAGGTTAACCAGATGGGAAATCCCGATTGGCAGAAGGCTAAAAATAAAGCTCAAAAAGCAGTCGAGGATATGGCCGATGAGCTCATCGCTTTGTATGCCAAAAGACGTTCGATGAAGGGGTACGCCTTTAGTCCGGATACTTCCTGGCAAAAAGAGTTTGAGGATGATTTCCCTTATGTTGAAACAGAGGATCAGCTGCGCTGCGTGGAAGAGATCAAGGCGGATATGGAATCGGAAATCCCGATGGACCGCCTTTTATGTGGTGATGTTGGGTATGGAAAGACTGAGGTAGCCTTACGGGCGGCGTTCAAAGCTGTCATGGAAGGAAAACAAGTGGCAATGCTGGTTCCGACAACGATTTTGGCACAGCAGCACTACAATACAGTTTTAGAGAGGTTTCGGAAATATCCTATCAGTGTAGAGGTGATTAGCCGTTTCAGAACCTCTGGACAGCAAAAGAAAATTTTGGGAGATTTGGCGCTTGGCAAGCTGGACATGATTATCGGCACACACCGCCTGTTATCCCAGGATGTTCATTTTAAAGACCTTGGGCTGCTTATTATCGATGAGGAGCAGCGCTTTGGGGTACGGTCTAAAGAAAAAATAAAACAGTTAAAGCAGAATGTTGACGTTTTGACCTTAAGCGCAACTCCGATCCCGCGTACGTTACATATGTCGATGACTGGTGTACGTGATATGAGTGTCATTGAAGAGCCTCCAGAAGGAAGACGGCCGGTTCAAACTTACGTTATGGCTTATAACCCGCTGATTATCCAGGACGCTATCAATCGCGAGCTTGGCCGTGGAGGACAGGTTTATTATGTTCACAACCGTGTTCATGATATCCATGAGGTTGCCATTGACGTGCAAAGCCTTGTACCAGACGCGAGAATTGTTGTGGCGCATGGACGGATGAGCGGCAGTGAGCTGGAGGATATTATGGTTGATTTTTTAAATCATGATTTTGATATTCTGGTGACAACGACCATTGTTGAGTCTGGATTAGATGTTAAAAACGCCAATACCATGATCATAGACGAGGGCGATCATTTCGGCCTTTCACAGCTTTACCAGCTGAGAGGGCGTGTTGGAAGATCGGATGTTCAGGCCTATACTTACGTTACACACAAAAAAGAAATCTTGACTGAAATTGCACAAAAGCGTTTAAAAGCCATTAAAGATTTTACGGCCTTTGGATCGGGATTCAAGGTAGCCATGCGCGATCTTGAAATTCGCGGAGCCGGTAATATTCTGGGGGCAGAGCAGTCGGGGCATTTATTTAAAATAGGTTATGAGTTGTATTGTCGTATTTTGGAAGAAGCCATCAGTAAACGGATGGACGGCGTAGAAGTAGAAACTGAAGAGCCAATTCGTATCAATTTGGACATAGACGGCTATATTCCCGAACGCTATATCAGCAGCGAAGAGCTGAAATATGACATCTATAAAAAACTTACATTTATTAAGACGATTGAGGATTATGATGATTTTGAAGAAGAACTCCTTGACCGATTTGGGGATATACCAAATGGTGTTTATAATCTGATGTCTATTGCTATGATTAAAAACATGGCTTCAACCATCGGAGTCAAAGAGATCAAACAGAAGGGGCAGTTTATTTATCTGACCTTTAGTGAAAAAAAGGAAGTCCTTGTCCCGGATGCAGAAAAAATGCCGGAATTAATACGTAAATATAAAGTGAAATTTAAAGCAGGAAAAGCCAATGAAGCGTGCTGGAGTTTTAACCTGTCATCAGTCAGAGATAAAGATATTTTAAAAGAAATTATTTCATTTTTTGAGGATTTGAAATAA
- the spoVG gene encoding septation regulator SpoVG gives MVITDVRVRKIYPTGKMRGIVSVTFDDEFVVHDIKVIEGQNGYFIAMPSRKTPDGDFKDICHPITSSTRKEMQGIVLEAYEKAVLEKAEETEPEEIDLEVDFEDDSEE, from the coding sequence ATGGTAATTACAGACGTAAGAGTAAGAAAAATTTATCCAACAGGGAAAATGAGAGGAATCGTGTCGGTTACATTTGACGATGAATTTGTCGTGCATGATATTAAAGTAATCGAAGGACAGAATGGTTATTTCATTGCAATGCCTAGTAGAAAAACACCGGACGGAGATTTTAAAGACATCTGTCACCCGATCACCTCCAGTACCCGAAAGGAAATGCAAGGAATCGTTTTGGAAGCCTATGAAAAAGCAGTTTTGGAAAAAGCCGAAGAGACTGAGCCCGAAGAAATTGATCTTGAAGTAGATTTTGAAGATGATTCAGAAGAATAA
- a CDS encoding peptidyl-prolyl cis-trans isomerase — translation MHKNKIRGVVLALAVTLGVTTLTTGCSLVSVNPEKDNQQVIAEIDGQSMTKESFNNYMAYYDLYYTANGNSMPTGSKLTEFKKDLLDSLVQVGAMTAQAKKDNITIDEAAAESQAQTALDSLKTSAGNKYDSTLSKYNTNNDSFTQFMKTFMVDNSYASECYSKHMDYLKEHPEEELDQVVGKINDEEIKRGIYNYYYINEEITSYYSGGQGLQTDDESVKETNESIFNSIAQNKALIKYCEDNNIEIKQEEIDNALQTKQSIQKMMFQTDDELNQYLENYFLTKEKYDEYQKEDAKGTAAGQAIQAKVTEDIKVNDTDLRKYYKDHKDSYDESTVSAEHILTEDEALANEIYDKAKDVKTKEDFEKIMNEYKSNEKVKEATDLGAFNKEKMVSEFSDAAFGMDKNSVSKPVKTEYGYHIIYVYDKNDAGEASFEDKKDEITKAVKEEKGTEDYNKLKEDLLKKEKIDIYDIKTTLESYMDQLKSELNIQVYEKKVQ, via the coding sequence ATGCATAAAAATAAGATCAGGGGAGTCGTATTGGCTTTAGCGGTTACGCTGGGGGTTACAACACTGACAACCGGTTGTTCATTGGTTTCTGTCAATCCAGAAAAGGATAACCAGCAGGTTATAGCAGAGATTGACGGACAGTCAATGACAAAAGAGTCTTTTAACAACTATATGGCTTATTATGACCTGTATTACACGGCTAATGGGAATTCGATGCCAACAGGGTCTAAGCTGACCGAATTCAAGAAAGATTTGCTGGATAGCCTGGTCCAGGTTGGAGCTATGACTGCTCAGGCAAAAAAGGACAATATTACAATTGATGAGGCTGCTGCTGAAAGTCAGGCTCAAACAGCGCTGGACAGTTTAAAAACATCGGCAGGGAATAAATATGACAGTACCTTGTCTAAATATAACACCAATAATGATTCTTTTACACAATTTATGAAAACCTTCATGGTTGATAACAGCTATGCCAGTGAGTGCTATTCCAAGCATATGGATTATCTGAAAGAGCATCCGGAGGAGGAACTGGATCAGGTCGTTGGAAAAATCAACGATGAAGAAATCAAACGCGGAATTTACAATTATTATTACATTAACGAGGAAATAACGTCTTACTATTCTGGCGGGCAGGGACTTCAGACAGACGATGAGAGTGTAAAAGAAACAAATGAATCGATTTTTAATTCAATTGCTCAAAATAAAGCACTGATTAAGTACTGTGAAGATAATAATATTGAAATAAAGCAGGAAGAGATTGACAATGCGCTTCAGACAAAACAGTCCATCCAGAAAATGATGTTTCAGACAGATGATGAGCTGAATCAATATCTTGAAAACTACTTCCTCACAAAGGAAAAATACGACGAATACCAAAAAGAAGATGCCAAAGGAACTGCTGCGGGTCAGGCTATTCAGGCAAAAGTGACAGAAGATATCAAAGTCAATGACACGGATTTGCGGAAATATTATAAAGACCATAAGGATTCTTATGATGAAAGTACCGTTTCAGCAGAGCATATTCTGACAGAGGATGAAGCTCTGGCAAATGAAATTTACGATAAAGCAAAAGATGTAAAGACAAAAGAAGATTTTGAAAAAATTATGAATGAATACAAATCCAATGAAAAAGTGAAAGAAGCAACGGATTTGGGTGCTTTCAATAAAGAAAAGATGGTTAGCGAATTCTCAGACGCAGCCTTTGGAATGGATAAAAACAGTGTCAGCAAACCTGTAAAAACAGAGTATGGCTACCACATTATCTATGTTTATGATAAAAATGATGCCGGAGAAGCCAGCTTTGAGGACAAAAAGGATGAAATAACCAAGGCTGTAAAAGAGGAAAAGGGCACAGAGGATTATAACAAGCTAAAAGAAGATTTGCTAAAGAAAGAGAAAATTGATATCTATGATATTAAAACAACGCTCGAAAGCTACATGGATCAACTGAAATCTGAATTGAATATTCAGGTTTATGAAAAGAAAGTCCAATAG
- the glmU gene encoding bifunctional UDP-N-acetylglucosamine diphosphorylase/glucosamine-1-phosphate N-acetyltransferase GlmU gives MKSTKTVILAAGHGTRMVSEKPKVLHEVGGKAMLNYVISASEAAGADDIAVIVGYKADIVKAALPKNLTAIEQKEQLGTGHAVLQALPFFENLKGNVLVLVGDAPLVRKETLEELVKAHEDGGFSATVLTAVFDDPTGYGRIVKKGDELIKIVEHKDATEEERNIKEINSGMYCFDAQALKAALQAINSDNVQGEYYLTDTIEILRGMGKKVGSYPTPDVDDIAAVNSKVQLAEIGKIMRCRINTSLMEAGAIIIDPENTYLSVETKVGKDTVVYPGVITEGRVVIGENCIIGHNSRIVNSTIADGVDIQISTILDSFVDENTHVGPYAYLRPNSHIGKNVKVGDFVEVKNSVMKDGAKASHLTYIGDAEVGKNVNLGCGTVFVNYDGTNKYRTVVEDNCFIGCNSNLVSPVTVKEGSYVAAGSTITDDVPEDTLAVARARQVNKEGYALQMKQIKKISK, from the coding sequence ATGAAATCAACCAAAACAGTGATTTTGGCTGCCGGTCATGGGACGCGGATGGTTTCTGAAAAACCAAAGGTGCTCCACGAAGTCGGCGGAAAAGCAATGCTGAATTATGTCATTTCTGCCAGTGAAGCCGCTGGCGCAGATGACATTGCCGTAATTGTTGGGTATAAAGCAGATATTGTTAAGGCTGCTCTTCCCAAGAATCTAACGGCGATCGAGCAAAAGGAACAGCTTGGCACAGGACATGCCGTTCTTCAGGCACTGCCGTTTTTTGAAAATCTTAAGGGCAACGTGCTTGTTTTAGTTGGTGACGCGCCTCTGGTCCGCAAAGAAACATTGGAAGAGCTTGTAAAAGCACATGAAGATGGCGGTTTTTCAGCGACAGTGTTAACCGCTGTTTTCGACGATCCAACAGGTTATGGAAGAATCGTCAAAAAAGGTGACGAACTGATTAAAATTGTAGAGCACAAGGATGCGACCGAGGAAGAACGCAATATAAAAGAAATTAATTCTGGAATGTATTGTTTTGATGCACAGGCATTAAAGGCCGCGTTGCAGGCCATTAATTCAGATAATGTTCAGGGTGAATACTATCTGACCGATACCATTGAAATTTTAAGGGGAATGGGTAAAAAGGTAGGTTCTTATCCTACTCCGGATGTGGATGATATAGCAGCTGTTAATTCAAAGGTTCAGCTGGCTGAAATTGGAAAAATCATGCGCTGTCGAATTAATACTTCTTTGATGGAAGCGGGTGCGATCATCATTGATCCTGAAAACACCTATTTGAGTGTAGAGACAAAGGTTGGGAAAGACACCGTTGTTTATCCTGGTGTTATCACAGAAGGCAGGGTAGTCATCGGTGAAAACTGTATTATCGGCCACAACAGCCGTATTGTAAATTCCACCATTGCAGACGGTGTAGACATTCAGATTTCAACTATATTAGACAGCTTTGTCGATGAGAATACACATGTGGGCCCTTACGCTTATTTACGTCCTAACAGCCATATTGGAAAAAATGTCAAGGTTGGCGATTTTGTCGAGGTTAAGAATTCTGTTATGAAGGATGGTGCAAAGGCATCACATTTAACCTACATTGGTGATGCTGAGGTTGGAAAAAATGTTAATTTAGGCTGCGGAACTGTTTTTGTAAACTATGATGGTACCAATAAGTATCGCACGGTCGTTGAAGATAATTGTTTTATCGGCTGCAACAGCAATCTGGTTTCGCCAGTAACGGTAAAAGAAGGTTCTTATGTAGCGGCGGGCTCGACCATTACCGATGATGTGCCGGAAGATACTTTAGCTGTTGCACGTGCGCGTCAGGTCAATAAAGAAGGGTATGCCCTTCAGATGAAACAAATTAAAAAAATCAGTAAATAA
- the purR gene encoding pur operon repressor, whose amino-acid sequence MKKNERVCAITKILTDNPNRVLTYNYFSQLFEASKTSVCEDVAIVKSAVEVMKMGKIETVSGAAGGVKYLPVMSDEEERAILLEIAERLMEPERKIQGGFLYYSDILSSPYYAQRLGKIIAGKYLEQGVEYVVTTETKGIPVALESARFLNVPMTVIRRSNKVTEGTTTSMNYVSGSTNKINTMYLSRRINLEGKKVLIIDDFMKGGGTAKGMMNLMEEVGAVIIGPCVIFVTEEPNEKLVDNYLPLLRMRTSLNDKEKTLVELTVK is encoded by the coding sequence ATGAAAAAGAATGAACGTGTTTGTGCAATTACAAAAATATTGACAGACAATCCCAATAGGGTTTTGACCTATAATTATTTCAGCCAGCTTTTTGAAGCATCTAAAACAAGCGTTTGTGAAGACGTTGCGATTGTGAAAAGTGCGGTGGAAGTGATGAAAATGGGGAAAATTGAAACAGTATCAGGCGCAGCGGGCGGCGTTAAATATCTTCCTGTCATGTCAGATGAGGAGGAAAGAGCAATCCTTTTAGAGATAGCCGAAAGGCTCATGGAGCCTGAACGTAAAATTCAGGGAGGATTTCTCTATTACAGCGATATCCTCTCCAGCCCTTATTACGCACAGCGCCTTGGAAAAATTATCGCAGGGAAATATCTGGAGCAGGGCGTAGAGTATGTTGTAACGACGGAAACGAAGGGGATTCCGGTAGCTCTTGAGAGTGCGCGGTTTCTAAATGTTCCCATGACGGTTATCAGAAGGTCAAACAAAGTGACAGAGGGCACTACGACGAGTATGAACTATGTCTCTGGCTCGACGAATAAAATTAATACGATGTATCTGAGCCGGCGAATAAACCTCGAAGGCAAAAAAGTCTTAATTATTGACGACTTTATGAAAGGCGGGGGAACTGCTAAGGGAATGATGAATTTAATGGAGGAAGTTGGCGCTGTAATTATTGGGCCTTGTGTTATATTTGTGACAGAAGAACCAAATGAAAAGCTTGTAGATAATTATTTGCCACTGCTGCGCATGCGTACCTCGTTAAATGACAAAGAAAAAACGCTTGTAGAGTTGACCGTGAAATAA